One genomic segment of Impatiens glandulifera chromosome 6, dImpGla2.1, whole genome shotgun sequence includes these proteins:
- the LOC124943256 gene encoding uncharacterized protein LOC124943256, whose translation MDLDLALTIDQTAPLTDVSTTDQRQMFEKWERSNRLCLMIIKKSIPEIFRGTISDDITKAEEFLIEIEKCFTIRDKAEMSTFLKSLFTMRYLGKGNIREYIFNMSNVASKLRALKLDLLEDMLVLLVLLTLPAQYDQFKVSYNCQKEK comes from the coding sequence ATGGATCTGGACTTAGCATTAACGATAGATCAAACCGCTCCTCTTACGGATGTAAGCACTACTGATCAAAGGCAGATGTTTGAGAAGTGGGAAAGGTCTAATCGTTTATGTCTGATGATCATAAAGAAAAGCATTCCAGAAATATTTCGGGGTACGATATCTGATGATATCACTAAGGCTGAAGAATTTCTCATCGAGATAGAAAAATGCTTTACTATTAGAGATAAGGCGGAAATGAGTACTTTTCTTAAGTCACTCTTTACCATGAGGTATCTCGGGAAGGGGAACATAAGGGAGTACATCTTTAATATGTCCAATGTCGCTTCAAAACTGAGAGCACTCAAGTTAGACCTTTTAGAGGACATGTTAGTCCTATTGGTCCTGCTCACACTTCCTGCTCAATACGATCAGTTCAAAGTTAGTTATAACTGTCAAAAGGAGAAATGA